A region from the Chrysoperla carnea chromosome 4, inChrCarn1.1, whole genome shotgun sequence genome encodes:
- the LOC123297996 gene encoding uncharacterized protein LOC123297996 — MSKNSRLIFILLLYYVTQSKTNDVSLLNEQSEQPTHIDLLNLNDNHDLFITDNVDHQTNEHQHHHRRRHHHGEKLKYFNYCRYIRNEDCNNDKCCHIECAKANLEHNDQRKVCRHNCVQHCQNYLIDKYNVKIDVTEHPSPKDQGPGGIIEMINNTQDPNSITPDQALCCFIDVPENCKQISQHPFVQCEIKRKSTCGPQCLKKVVDINYQTGVIYQPTTPQILPSYQIIYNQPQLAYPNYNYYPLQPYYQYPYYQNSYYQDPYQNSNYQFPYQNLYYQDPYQNSNYQFPYQNSYYQYPYQNSYYQYPYQNSYYQYPYQNSYYQNSYCQNPYYQNCNYQNQYYPNLIYYYPPIPQYPPIGSQPTTTTTRPVETTTENNSGQDGERPKDYQNDGESNDLPNDILPENADLSKEITTEAKIF, encoded by the exons aTGTCCAAAAATTCAagattaattttcatactgCTGCTGTATTACGTCACACAAAGCAAAACAAATGATGTATCACTGTTAAATGAACAATCAGAGCAACCTACACATATCGATTTACTAAACCTAAACGATAATCACGATTTATTTATCACCGATAACGTTGACCATCAAACAAACGAACATCAACATCATCATCGCAGACGTCATCACCatggagaaaaattaaaatattttaattattgtcgTTACATACGTAATGAAGATTGTAACAATGATAAATGTTGCCATATTGAATGTGCTAAAGCGAACCTAGAGCATAATGATCAACGGAAAGTATGTCGTCATAATTGTGTACAAcattgtcaaaattatttaattgataaatataatgtgAAAATTGATGTTACTGAACATCCATCACCAAAAGATCAAGGTCCAGGTGGAATTATTGAGATGATAAATAATACACAGGATCCGAATAGTATAACGCCAGATCAAGCATTATGTTGTTTCATTGATGTGCCAGAGaattgtaaacaaatttcaCAGCATCCATTCGTTCA ATGTGAAATCAAACGAAAATCAACTTGCGGACcacaatgtttaaaaaaagttgtcgATATCAATTACCAAACGGGCGTTATTTATCAACCAACAACACCGCAAATTTTGCCATCATACCAAATAATATACAATCAACCACAATTAGCTTATCCAAATTACAACTATTATCCATTGCAACCATATTACCAATATCCGTATTACCAAAATTCATATTACCAAGATCCTTACCAAAATTCAAATTACCAATTTCCTtaccaaaatttatattaccaaGATCCTTACCAAAATTCAAATTACCAATTTCCTTACCAAAATTCATATTACCAATATCCTTACCAAAATTCATATTACCAATATCCTTACCAAAATTCTTATTACCAATATCCTTACCAAAATTCTTATTACCAAAATTCATATTGCCAAAATCCGTATTACCAAAACTGTAACTATCAAAATCAATATTACCCGAatctaatatattattatccaCCAATTCCACAATACCCGCCGATAGGCTCGCAACCCACTACAACGACTACTAGACCAGTGGAAACAACAACAGAAAATAATTCCGGACAAGATGGTGAACGGCCAAAAGATTATCAAAATGATGGTGAATCGAATGATTTACCAAATGATATTTTACCTGAAAATGCTGATTTATCTAAAGAAATTACAACGgaagctaaaattttttag